One genomic window of Pempheris klunzingeri isolate RE-2024b chromosome 12, fPemKlu1.hap1, whole genome shotgun sequence includes the following:
- the spast gene encoding spastin: MAAAAEGKDCGEVIKTRHKQAFDFISQALRIDEDDSGDKEQAVRWYKKGIMELERGVAVELTGQGDQYERAKRLQDKMVANLTKAKDRLALLEAVLASKSSRDPRRSSGLVSPQPKPVPKSQPAGRGPSTNARPSAAVRPPSRPSDPKVTPRVGRGQNGKPAAVKQPPKRDMRNFKNVDSKLANLILNEIVDSGSSVSFEDVAGQELAKQALQEIVILPALRPELFTGLRAPARGLLLFGPPGNGKTMLAKAVAAESNSTFFNISAASLTSKYVGEGEKLVRALFAVARELQPSVIFIDEVDSLLCERREGEHDASRRLKTEFLIEFDGVQSGGGDKVLVMGATNRPQELDEAVLRRFAKRVYVALPDVETRVTLLKNLLGKHGNPLSKTELSSLAKATAGYSGSDLTSLAKDAALGPIRELGPEQVRSMAATEVRNIRMKDFEDSLKRIKASVSPATLNMYTQWNKDFGDTTAL; the protein is encoded by the exons ATGGCGGCCGCAGCTGAAGGCAAAGACTGCGGAGAAGTTATCAAGACCCGCCACAAGCAGGCGTTTGACTTCATATCCCAGGCTCTGAGGATCGACGAGGACGACTCGG GGGACAAGGAGCAGGCGGTGCGCTGGTACAAGAAGGGCATCATGGAGCTGGAGCGGGGCGTCGCCGTGGAGCTCACAGGACAAG GGGACCAGTATGAGCGAGCGAAGAGGCTCCAGGACAAGATGGTCGCCAACCTCACCAAGGCCAAAGACCGGCTGGCCCTCTTAG AGGCCGTGCTGGCGTCCAAAAGCAGCAGAGATCCCCGGAGAAGCTCCGGTCTGGTCTCTCCCCAGCCGAAGCCTGTGCCCAAAAGCCAGCCGGCAGGGCGAGGGCCGTCCACCAACGCCAGGCCCTCCGCCGCTGTCAGACCCCCGTCTAGACCCTCTGATCCAAAG GTGACCCCACGGGTGGGAAGAGGGCAAAATGGAAAACCTGCAGCGGTGAAGCAGCCCCCAAAGAGGGACATGAGGAACTTTAAGAATGTGGACAGCAAACTGGCCAACTTGATTCTGAATGAGATCGTGGACAG CGGCTCATCTGTTTCCTTCGAAGACGTTGCAGGACAGGAACTGGCCAAGCAGGCACTTCAGGAGATCGTCATCCTGCCCGCATTACGACCAGAG CTCTTCACTGGCCTCAGAGCTCCTGCTCGTGGTCTGCTCCTGTTTGGCCCTCCTGGAAACGGGAAGACCATGCTG GCCAAAGCCGTCGCAGCCGAGTCAAACTCCACGTTCTTCAACATCAGCGCCGCCAGTTTGACCTCCAAATAT gtgggggagggagagaagctGGTACGAGCGCTGTTTGCAGTCGCCAGAGAACTACAGCCCTCGGTCATCTTCATCG ATGAAGTGGACAGCTTGCTctgtgagaggagggagggggagcaCGACGCCTCTCGCCGATTAAAGACCGAGTTCCTCATTGAGTTCGATGGG GTGCAGTCGGGGGGGGGCGACAAGGTGCTGGTAATGGGAGCGACCAACAGGCCTCAGGAGCTGGACGAAGCAGTGCTGAG GCGCTTCGCTAAAAGGGTTTATGTGGCGTTGCCGGACGTGGAG ACAAGAGTCACGCTGCTGAAAAACCTTTTGGGAAAGCACGGCAACCCGCTGAGCAAGACCGAGCTGTCCTCCCTCGCCAA AGCAACAGCAGGATATTCAGGAAGTGACCTGACGTCGTTGGCCAAAGACGCTGCACTCGGGCCGATCAGAG AGCTGGGACCAGAACAAGTCCGGAGTATGGCTGCTACTGAG GTGCGGAACATCAGGATGAAGGATTTTGAGGACTCCCTGAAGCGCATTAAGGCCAGTGTGAGCCCAGCGACCCTGAACATGTACACCCAGTGGAACAAAGACTTTGGGGACACAACAGCTTTGTGA
- the memo1 gene encoding protein MEMO1 isoform X2, giving the protein MSNRVVCREASHAGSWYSASGSQLNAQLEGWLSKAESTIRPARAIIAPRRVFILGPSHHVPLSRCALSPADIYRTPLYDLRIDQKVYADLWKTGLFERMSLQTDEDEHSIEMHLPYTAKAMESHKDEFSIVPVLVGALSESKEQEYGKLLSKYLADPSNLFIISSDFCHWGQRFRYTYYDESQGEIYRSIEHLDKMGMGIIEQLDPMSFTNYLKKYRNTICGRHPIGVLLNAVAELRKSGLEMNFSFLNYAQSSECRNWQDSSVSYAAGGLIVH; this is encoded by the exons ATGTCGAACCGAGTGGTGTGCAGAGAAGCAAGTCACGCCGGGAGCTGGTACTCTGCTTCGG GGTCCCAGCTGAACGCTCAGCTCGAGGGCTGGCTGTCCAAAGCAGAGTCCACCATCAGACCCGCCAGAGCCATCATAGCGCC TCGTAGGGTGTTCATCCTGGGACCTTCACACCACGTGCCCCTCTCCCGCTGTGCCCTGTCACCCGCAGACATCTATAGAACACCTCTGTACGACCTGAGGATCGACCAGAAGG TTTATGCCGACCTCTGGAAAACCGGGCTGTTTGAGCGGATGAGTCTGCAGACAGACGAAGACGAGCACAGTATCGAAATGCACTTGCCTTACACTGCTAAAGCCATGGAGAG CCACAAAGACGAGTTTAGCATCGTCCCCGTGCTCGTGGGCGCCCTGAGCGAGTCCAAGGAGCAGGAGTATGGAAAGCTGCTCAGCAAGTACCTGGCGGACCCCTCCAAcctcttcatcatctcctcCGACTTCTGCCACTGGG GTCAGCGGTTCCGCTACACGTACTACGACGAGTCCCAGGGGGAGATCTACAGGTCCATCGAGCACCTGGATAAGATG GGGATGGGCATCATCGAGCAGCTGGACCCCATGTCCTTCACCAACTACCTGAAGAAGTACCGCAACACCATCTGTGGGCGCCACCCCATCGGAGTGCTGCTAAAC GCCGTGGCAGAGCTGAGGAAGTCTGGCCTAGAGATGAACTTCTCCTTCCTGAACTACGCTCAGTCCAGTGAGTGCAGGAACTGGCAGGACAGTTCTGTGAGTTACGCCGCCGGCGGCCTCATCGTTCATTGA
- the srd5a2b gene encoding 3-oxo-5-alpha-steroid 4-dehydrogenase 2b has product MHCHGDLVNCLSCGMILTGLWHLVHHRKTQTSYGRHMGPSPPGRAVPARLAWFLQEMPALLVPLLLMLTSHEASSLGKHVLLGTFCMHYFQRAFVYSLLTRGQPFPLSVMVAAGVFCSLNGFLQGHYLLHCARFDDGWSADGRCAGGLLLFYVGMAINIHSDYILHHLRKPGEVVYKIPTGGLFEYVSGANYLGEIVEWLGYAVATWSLPALSFAVFSLCFIGPRAYHHHRFYREKFKDYPKPRKALIPFVF; this is encoded by the exons ATGCACTGCCACGGTGACCTGGTGAACTGCCTCAGCTGTGGGATGATCCTGACGGGACTCTGGCACCTGGTCCATCACAGGAAGACCCAGACCTCCTACGGGCGCCACATGGGGCCCTCCCCTCCGGGCAGGGCGGTCCCAGCCAGACTGGCCTGGTTCCTGCAGGAGATGCCGGCTCTCCTGGTCCCCCTGCTCTTAATGCTCACCTCACATGAAGCCTCCAGCCTGGGGAAGCACGTGCTGCTGGGGACCTTCTGCATGCACTACTTTCAGAG ggcGTTTGTCTACTCGTTACTGACCAGAGGACAGCCGTTCCCACTGAGCGTGATGGTGGCAGCGGGGGTCTTCTGCTCGCTGAACGGCTTCCTGCAGGGACACTATCTGCTGCACTGTGCTCGCTTTGATGATGGATGGTCGGCCGACGGTCGCTGTGCCGGCG GTCTACTGCTGTTTTATGTTGGAATGGCCATCAATATACACAGTGACTATATCCTACACCACCTGAGGAAACCAGGGGAAGTAGTTTACAAGATCCCTACAG GAGGCCTCTTTGAATATGTGTCTGGTGCCAACTACTTAGGGGAGATAGTGGAGTGGCTGGGCTACGCTGTGGCCACCTGGTCTCTTCCGGCGCTCTCCTTCGCCGTGTTTAGCCTGTGTTTCATCGGGCCGAGGGCCTATCACCACCACAG GTTTTACAGAGAGAAGTTCAAAGACTATCCCAAGCCACGGAAGGCTCTGATTCCATTCGTCTTCTGA
- the memo1 gene encoding protein MEMO1 isoform X1 has protein sequence MSNRVVCREASHAGSWYSASGSQLNAQLEGWLSKAESTIRPARAIIAPHAGYTYCGACAAHAYKQVDPSVTRRVFILGPSHHVPLSRCALSPADIYRTPLYDLRIDQKVYADLWKTGLFERMSLQTDEDEHSIEMHLPYTAKAMESHKDEFSIVPVLVGALSESKEQEYGKLLSKYLADPSNLFIISSDFCHWGQRFRYTYYDESQGEIYRSIEHLDKMGMGIIEQLDPMSFTNYLKKYRNTICGRHPIGVLLNAVAELRKSGLEMNFSFLNYAQSSECRNWQDSSVSYAAGGLIVH, from the exons ATGTCGAACCGAGTGGTGTGCAGAGAAGCAAGTCACGCCGGGAGCTGGTACTCTGCTTCGG GGTCCCAGCTGAACGCTCAGCTCGAGGGCTGGCTGTCCAAAGCAGAGTCCACCATCAGACCCGCCAGAGCCATCATAGCGCC GCATGCTGGCTACACCTACTGTGGTGCTTGTGCAGCACATGCCTACAAGCAGGTTGATCCCTCTGTTAC TCGTAGGGTGTTCATCCTGGGACCTTCACACCACGTGCCCCTCTCCCGCTGTGCCCTGTCACCCGCAGACATCTATAGAACACCTCTGTACGACCTGAGGATCGACCAGAAGG TTTATGCCGACCTCTGGAAAACCGGGCTGTTTGAGCGGATGAGTCTGCAGACAGACGAAGACGAGCACAGTATCGAAATGCACTTGCCTTACACTGCTAAAGCCATGGAGAG CCACAAAGACGAGTTTAGCATCGTCCCCGTGCTCGTGGGCGCCCTGAGCGAGTCCAAGGAGCAGGAGTATGGAAAGCTGCTCAGCAAGTACCTGGCGGACCCCTCCAAcctcttcatcatctcctcCGACTTCTGCCACTGGG GTCAGCGGTTCCGCTACACGTACTACGACGAGTCCCAGGGGGAGATCTACAGGTCCATCGAGCACCTGGATAAGATG GGGATGGGCATCATCGAGCAGCTGGACCCCATGTCCTTCACCAACTACCTGAAGAAGTACCGCAACACCATCTGTGGGCGCCACCCCATCGGAGTGCTGCTAAAC GCCGTGGCAGAGCTGAGGAAGTCTGGCCTAGAGATGAACTTCTCCTTCCTGAACTACGCTCAGTCCAGTGAGTGCAGGAACTGGCAGGACAGTTCTGTGAGTTACGCCGCCGGCGGCCTCATCGTTCATTGA
- the mkks gene encoding molecular chaperone MKKS has translation MVSRRVRQSPSVCTDLPLDNTDICGGLGLLRTLLRSSFGPTGRLKLVHNNIGGQVVTTSTSSVLLSSFSSSQPFINLIKTSILNHVSRFSDCGLFAAIFCLSLVEEARQSAVRGHVSIRVNQHVLGLCTAYLQGEHCACKVKLDFCSSHNLIRLAASVISSKPACVLTGPEVLHVSRLAVQAFLLTVPCGSPGAVTLGRVVTVFVEGFPVLTSAVFPGLLLHTPDALCLREAGNPLRVVLFSTSLAGDLSELGDGIVEVRPGVDTDSQILDELLELGERVVKDGAKLFVCQKVIHPVLQQYLSSHGVVVIERLGFPLMEPLIQLTGAQPVATLHTTVPAQAYGQVGGLSMKNVGSKTMLHLHPPGESEICTLILCHRSETMLNELKVSCQKTEHVLRLTLRDPSALLGGGCTETHLAAYIRQQSLNGVTESLSALGCTHTDYLLGVEAFCRSLESVAAALEHDGGNSLMDLTHGHHWTVPPDVLEGHVEDSLCGCGLVEGRPGQKWTYLHTKYPQFSPAAPCRDSPLRPRVLDSFTAKLNALQVAVETANLALDVRHVIQDTN, from the exons ATGGTGTCCCGGCGGGTCAGGCAGTCTCCCTCTGTGTGCACGGACCTCCCCCTGGACAACACCGACATCTGCGGCGGGCTCGGCCTGCTGAGGACGCTGCTCCGGTCCTCCTTTGGTCCGACGGGGAGACTGAAACTAGTTCATAACAACATCGGAGGGCAAGTTGTGACCACTTCcacctcctcagtcctcctgtcatccttttcctcctctcagcctTTTATCAACCTGATCAAGACCTCCATTCTCAACCACGTCTCTCGCTTCAGTGACTGTGGTCTGTTTGCtgccattttctgtttgtctcttgtGGAGGAAGCTCGGCAGTCTGCTGTCAGAGGACACGTGAGCATCAGGGTGAACCAGCACGTGCTGGGGCTGTGCACGGCTTACCTGCAGGGGGAACACTGCGCCTGTAAAGTCAAGCTGGACTTCTGCAGCAGCCACAACCTCATCAGATTAGCTGCCAGTGTCATCTCCAGCAAGCCGGCGTGTGTGCTGACCGGCCCAGAAGTTCTCCACGTCAGCAGGCTGGCCGTACAGGCCTTTCTGCTGACCGTTCCCTGCGGCAGCCCGGGGGCCGTCACACTTGGCAGAGTAGTGACCGTCTTCGTTGAAGGCTTCCCCGTGCTCACCTCTGCGGTGTTTCCAGGTTTACTCCTCCACACTCCTGATGCCCTGTGCCTCAGGGAGGCGGGGAACCCACTGCGCGTGGTGTTGTTCAGCACATCTCTTGCCGGGGACCTTTCTGAACTTGGGGATGGGATAGTGGAGGTGCGTCCAGGTGTGGACACAGACTCGCAGATCCTGGATGAACTCCTGGAGCTCGGCGAGCGGGTTGTTAAAGACGGGGCGAAGCTGTTCGTGTGCCAGAAGGTCATACATCCGGTCCTGCAGCAGTACCTGAGCAGTCATGGTGTCGTGGTGATAGAGAGACTGGGATTCCCCCTCATGGAGCCCCTAATCCAGCTGACAG GTGCTCAGCCCGTGGCCACCTTACACACCACAGTCCCAGCCCAGGCCTACGGCCAGGTGGGGGGTCTCAGCATGAAGAACGTCGGATCCAAGACGATGCTGCATTTACACCCTCCTGGGGAGTCGGAGATCTGTACGCTGATCCTCTGCCATAGGAGCGAGACGATGCTGAATGAGCTGAAG GTTTCGTGCCAGAAGACTGAACATGTGTTGAGGCTCACGCTGAGGGACCCGTCTGCCTTACTGGGGGGGGGCTGCACTGAGACCCACTTGGCTGCGTACATCAGACAGCAG AGCCTGAATGGCGTCACAGAGAGCCTCTCAGCGCTGGGGTGCACTCACACAGACTACCTTCTGGGCGTGGAGGCCTTCTGCCGCTCTCTGGAGTCCGTGGCCGCGGCGCTGGAGCACGATGGCGGGAATTCATTAATGGACCTGACTCACGGCCACCACTGGACCGTCCCCCCGGATGTCCTGGAGGGACACGTGGAGGACAGCCTGTGTGGCTGCGGGCTGGTGGAGGGACGTCCGGGTCAGAAGTGGACATATCTCCACACTAAATACCCACAGTTCTCTCCTGCGGCCCCGTGTAGAGACTCCCCCCTGCGGCCACGCGTGCTCGACTCCTTCACGGCTAAACTCAATGCTTTGCAAGTTGCCGTAGAAACTGCTAATCTAGCGCTGGATGTGCGACATGTCATTCAAGACACCAACTAG